The following are encoded together in the Leuconostoc mesenteroides subsp. mesenteroides ATCC 8293 genome:
- a CDS encoding DnaD domain-containing protein, with amino-acid sequence MTLEKRLQQYIQAGNTGVSNDLLLHYQDVGLDNDDLALYMQVERIQGRGDQATPAAIAQVMHTTEKIVITRLQSLIRRDLMQVVGGSIQTETYDFTPLYEKLLDGQTTQRSEIVSDGKSARREIMQTLEAEFGRPLSPMEMQTVGHWFDQDHFEPVMMLLAIQEAVANNARSLRYIETILANWQRDNITTPQAAQVSKQRRRGVTYNNIID; translated from the coding sequence ATGACGTTAGAAAAAAGATTACAACAGTATATTCAAGCTGGTAACACTGGCGTAAGTAATGACTTGTTGTTACATTATCAAGATGTTGGTCTAGATAATGATGATTTAGCATTGTATATGCAGGTGGAGCGTATTCAAGGGCGGGGAGATCAAGCTACACCGGCAGCTATTGCCCAAGTAATGCACACGACCGAAAAAATTGTTATTACGCGTTTGCAGAGTTTGATAAGACGAGATTTGATGCAGGTGGTAGGTGGCAGTATTCAGACTGAAACTTATGATTTTACACCATTATACGAAAAACTATTAGATGGTCAAACTACACAACGGTCGGAAATTGTGTCAGATGGTAAGAGTGCTCGTCGTGAGATTATGCAGACGTTAGAGGCAGAATTTGGGCGTCCGTTATCACCAATGGAAATGCAAACTGTTGGGCATTGGTTCGATCAGGATCACTTTGAGCCAGTGATGATGTTATTGGCCATTCAAGAGGCTGTTGCAAATAATGCCCGTAGTTTGCGTTATATTGAAACAATTTTGGCCAACTGGCAACGTGATAATATTACTACACCACAGGCAGCGCAGGTCTCTAAGCAGCGCAGACGTGGTGTAACATATAACAATATTATTGATTAA
- a CDS encoding pyridoxal phosphate-dependent aminotransferase, with amino-acid sequence MKTFSNRVNAITASPTLVMNGLAKQMQAEGIDVINLGVGEPDFQTPKNISDAAIEAIQAQKTSFYTPASGLPALKQAIVENVSQRYEAAITTQNVSVTTGAKLSLYVLMQVLLNPGDTVVTAAPEWVSYVEQIKLAGGELIEVHSESSSMKLTISDLDKIKETVKLVIVNSPTNPTGQVYSKQEIQDILDWSNTHGVYVILDEIYGQLVYNGAEFTSGLQLQHLENSAMIIVDGVSKAYSMTGWRIGWTLASSEIISAMNKLLGHMTSNPTVAAQYAAIEALNGEQDTVENMRQAFEQRLNTTFEAINKINGVHVDVKPQGAFYLFPQVDEKLKKLVGVSNTVELSTKILEEAHVALPAGEGFGMPGYLRLSYAKDQDTLNEAVLRLTQFFKKYTKD; translated from the coding sequence GTGAAGACTTTTTCGAATCGTGTGAATGCTATAACTGCTTCTCCAACGTTAGTTATGAACGGCCTTGCTAAACAAATGCAAGCAGAGGGTATTGATGTCATTAATTTAGGCGTAGGTGAGCCTGATTTTCAAACACCTAAAAATATTTCTGACGCAGCTATTGAAGCGATTCAAGCACAAAAAACAAGTTTTTATACACCAGCCAGTGGTTTACCTGCCTTGAAGCAGGCGATTGTTGAAAATGTCAGTCAGCGATATGAAGCAGCTATTACTACTCAAAATGTTTCCGTAACGACAGGAGCAAAATTATCACTGTATGTATTGATGCAAGTTTTACTAAATCCTGGTGACACAGTTGTTACTGCTGCTCCGGAGTGGGTGAGTTATGTTGAACAAATCAAGCTAGCTGGTGGTGAACTGATAGAGGTTCATTCGGAAAGCTCGTCGATGAAGTTAACCATTTCAGATTTGGACAAAATTAAAGAAACGGTCAAGTTGGTTATTGTCAATTCTCCTACCAATCCAACTGGGCAAGTATATAGTAAACAAGAAATTCAAGATATCCTAGATTGGTCAAATACACATGGGGTCTATGTTATTTTAGACGAAATATATGGTCAACTTGTTTATAATGGTGCTGAGTTTACATCTGGGTTGCAGTTACAACATCTTGAAAATAGTGCTATGATTATTGTGGATGGTGTGTCTAAGGCATACTCAATGACAGGATGGCGTATAGGTTGGACTTTAGCGAGTTCAGAAATTATTTCGGCGATGAATAAGTTATTGGGACACATGACTTCCAATCCAACAGTAGCGGCTCAATATGCAGCAATTGAGGCATTGAATGGGGAGCAAGACACTGTTGAAAACATGCGTCAGGCGTTTGAACAACGGTTAAATACGACTTTTGAGGCAATAAACAAAATTAATGGCGTACACGTTGATGTAAAGCCGCAAGGTGCCTTTTATTTATTTCCACAAGTTGATGAAAAATTAAAGAAACTTGTTGGCGTAAGTAATACTGTTGAATTATCAACGAAAATTTTGGAAGAAGCACATGTTGCTTTGCCTGCCGGTGAGGGATTCGGCATGCCAGGATATCTGCGTTTGAGTTATGCTAAAGACCAAGATACCCTTAATGAAGCAGTTTTACGTTTGACGCAATTCTTTAAAAAATATACGAAAGATTAA
- a CDS encoding exonuclease domain-containing protein, with the protein MNANDTFVVVDLETTGHSVKKGGRIIQIGMTFIKKRQIVDHFESFVNPGQLIDRQIQQLTHISQKDVQNAPYFEEIAPLLQNLLQNTVIIAHNVNFDYPYLNDEFERTGFPLLKSAAIDTVQLAQILFPTAPGYRLLDLTTYLNITLKNAHRANADAHATALLFLKFWKKLEELPDITLKQLQQGDWPLLRQTQQFLKLVHSKNKQNFGTVEQVAVLTTTTEQTIHSSKSVQVDYPETSDEKTKLFGQWLTTNVAQNSLMDRANQFLNKRTDGLLTILTGPRVGKTLAYLVPVILSGKTAVLLTNDESLQAQQVDIITNLTKLFSRPMQSAILYEPSEYIDVEKFAQTLEEKSTLQIQFFKARVLVWLTQTKTGLLREISVGVQNGDYVSSIRGDSHAQFFEKAYKSAHQANIIIMNFSTYFVQSQKLREEKKIDKWPVVVMETPTQFVDDLHDYFHVSLNVTQYQNILKGLNHQEIAGLTHKQRLFVRQSLSEALKLLKQILQSDNQRANLKRVERFLLIILHLKELFEISENSIPHEFQDARDQLLKIRRLQLQNDIVVANEFSEVNGQTQTEVVFDILERAIYQAEFVSNVHKLLIVSEFLPTEVTEFLRDVPEPFTVEREFVHNDLQPIHVVQLQRSSPIVHLQAITQRNVGEILLIVPNEERVNHWYQKIKYAVTTNYNIVAEGITGSLEKIQRQSQTKRNNIIIVTPKIFSTMWLREQELPAIVIVPEREVWQPVSRLAYVLTQMQRHQNGILVSQLNAMQRNRFKQQIVVEKMNLKKGLEQQYDRLLHDL; encoded by the coding sequence ATGAACGCCAACGATACATTCGTGGTTGTCGATCTTGAGACCACAGGACATAGCGTAAAAAAAGGTGGACGAATTATTCAAATTGGTATGACATTTATAAAGAAACGTCAAATCGTTGATCATTTTGAATCTTTTGTCAATCCTGGCCAACTAATTGATCGTCAAATTCAGCAGCTCACGCATATATCACAAAAGGATGTGCAAAACGCACCGTATTTCGAAGAAATTGCACCGTTATTGCAAAATTTACTTCAAAATACAGTGATTATTGCGCACAATGTTAATTTTGATTATCCGTATTTAAATGATGAGTTCGAAAGAACTGGTTTTCCACTCTTAAAATCCGCTGCTATTGACACAGTACAGCTTGCTCAAATATTGTTTCCAACGGCGCCGGGATATCGTTTATTAGATTTAACGACCTACTTAAATATCACGCTCAAAAATGCACATCGTGCCAATGCGGATGCGCATGCCACGGCTTTACTGTTTTTGAAATTTTGGAAAAAACTTGAAGAATTACCGGACATTACATTAAAACAATTGCAACAAGGTGATTGGCCGTTACTACGTCAAACGCAGCAATTTTTAAAGCTTGTTCATTCAAAAAACAAGCAAAATTTTGGTACCGTTGAGCAAGTCGCTGTATTAACCACTACAACAGAACAAACAATTCATTCTTCTAAATCTGTCCAAGTTGATTATCCAGAAACAAGTGACGAAAAGACAAAGTTATTTGGGCAGTGGTTAACGACAAATGTTGCACAGAACAGTTTAATGGATCGTGCCAATCAATTCTTAAATAAACGTACCGATGGCTTGCTGACCATTTTAACCGGTCCGAGAGTTGGAAAAACATTGGCCTATTTAGTTCCAGTTATTCTAAGTGGAAAAACAGCGGTTTTATTGACTAATGATGAGAGTTTACAAGCTCAGCAAGTAGATATTATTACTAATCTTACAAAGCTATTTAGCCGACCAATGCAAAGTGCTATTTTGTACGAGCCATCAGAGTATATAGATGTTGAAAAGTTTGCTCAAACTTTAGAAGAAAAAAGTACATTGCAAATTCAATTTTTTAAAGCTCGTGTTTTGGTTTGGCTAACGCAAACAAAAACTGGTTTACTTCGAGAAATTTCGGTAGGTGTTCAAAATGGTGACTACGTGTCATCAATTCGTGGTGACAGTCATGCACAATTTTTCGAAAAGGCTTATAAAAGTGCGCATCAAGCTAATATCATTATCATGAACTTCAGCACATACTTTGTGCAAAGTCAGAAACTGCGTGAAGAGAAAAAGATTGATAAATGGCCAGTTGTTGTCATGGAAACACCAACGCAATTTGTTGATGATTTACATGATTATTTTCACGTTTCTTTAAATGTCACGCAGTATCAAAACATTTTAAAAGGATTGAATCATCAAGAGATTGCTGGTTTGACGCATAAACAGCGCTTATTTGTTCGGCAGAGTTTAAGTGAAGCATTAAAACTACTAAAACAAATATTGCAATCCGATAATCAACGGGCTAATTTAAAGCGCGTGGAACGGTTTCTACTGATAATATTACATTTGAAGGAATTATTTGAAATTAGTGAAAATAGTATTCCTCATGAGTTCCAAGATGCTCGAGATCAATTGTTGAAGATTAGACGCTTACAGTTACAAAATGACATTGTGGTGGCAAATGAATTTTCCGAAGTTAACGGACAAACTCAAACTGAAGTCGTATTCGATATTTTGGAACGTGCGATTTATCAAGCAGAATTTGTTTCCAATGTTCATAAATTATTAATTGTGAGTGAGTTTTTACCAACAGAGGTTACGGAATTCTTACGTGATGTACCGGAGCCCTTTACTGTTGAGCGTGAATTTGTTCATAATGATTTACAACCAATTCATGTTGTACAATTGCAACGTTCGTCTCCAATAGTGCATTTACAAGCTATTACGCAGCGTAATGTTGGAGAAATACTATTAATCGTCCCCAATGAAGAACGGGTTAATCATTGGTATCAAAAAATAAAATATGCAGTGACAACGAATTATAATATTGTCGCGGAAGGAATTACTGGCTCGTTGGAAAAAATACAACGACAGAGTCAAACCAAACGAAATAATATTATTATTGTTACCCCAAAAATTTTTTCAACCATGTGGCTTAGAGAGCAGGAATTACCTGCAATTGTAATTGTTCCAGAAAGAGAAGTATGGCAACCTGTATCACGTCTAGCTTATGTTTTAACCCAAATGCAACGTCATCAAAATGGTATATTAGTTTCTCAATTGAATGCTATGCAACGTAATCGATTTAAGCAACAAATTGTCGTTGAAAAGATGAACTTGAAAAAAGGTTTAGAACAGCAATATGATCGATTATTGCATGACCTCTAA
- a CDS encoding THUMP domain-containing class I SAM-dependent RNA methyltransferase, with protein MEKTYHLMATAAAGLESLVGKELERLGYEHQVENYRVRFDGTQKDILNTNIWLRTADRIKIIVGEFDATTFDQLFEGVKALPWEDYLNYDSEFPVAGRSKKSELFSVPDVQAITKKAIVNRLQEAYHIRTRLPENGYFAQLEVMIDKDHVMVTLDTTGESLFKRGYRVNKGGAPLKENFAAALVLLTNWHPDRPFVDPTTGSGTIAIEAALIGRNIAPGLIRDFDIESMDWFDKKLSDKVRDAAEAQADYDRTLDIEGFDIDENMVDIARENAKHAGLGQDITFKQLAAKDWTTDKLNGVLVTNPPYGERLGELEAARELYEQMGSVYRNLPSWSKYILTSDLEFEKSYGEKATKRRKLYNGALRVDYFQYWGKRVR; from the coding sequence ATGGAAAAAACATATCATTTAATGGCAACAGCAGCAGCAGGATTGGAATCGCTTGTTGGTAAAGAGCTAGAACGCTTGGGCTATGAACATCAAGTTGAAAATTATCGAGTACGTTTTGATGGTACACAAAAAGATATATTGAATACTAATATTTGGCTTCGTACAGCTGATCGAATTAAAATTATTGTGGGTGAATTTGATGCGACGACATTTGATCAGCTGTTTGAGGGCGTTAAAGCGTTACCATGGGAGGATTATTTGAACTATGATTCAGAATTCCCCGTTGCAGGACGTTCAAAAAAATCTGAGTTATTTAGTGTGCCAGATGTTCAAGCTATTACTAAAAAAGCAATCGTCAATAGATTGCAAGAAGCTTATCATATTCGAACACGTTTGCCTGAAAACGGTTATTTTGCACAACTTGAAGTGATGATTGATAAAGATCACGTTATGGTTACCTTGGATACAACAGGGGAATCCCTATTTAAGCGTGGCTATCGTGTGAATAAGGGTGGTGCACCATTAAAAGAAAACTTTGCAGCGGCACTAGTTTTGCTAACAAATTGGCACCCGGATCGTCCATTTGTTGACCCAACAACTGGTTCTGGAACGATTGCGATTGAGGCAGCATTAATTGGTCGTAATATCGCACCTGGATTAATTCGTGACTTTGATATTGAGAGCATGGACTGGTTTGATAAAAAATTGTCAGACAAAGTGCGTGATGCGGCTGAAGCGCAAGCTGATTATGACCGTACTCTTGATATTGAAGGGTTTGATATTGACGAAAATATGGTTGATATTGCTAGAGAAAACGCCAAACATGCGGGACTTGGTCAGGATATCACTTTCAAGCAGTTAGCTGCCAAAGACTGGACAACTGATAAACTTAACGGTGTACTGGTGACTAATCCGCCTTATGGTGAACGTTTAGGTGAACTCGAAGCCGCCCGTGAGTTATACGAGCAAATGGGTTCTGTCTATCGTAATCTACCAAGTTGGAGTAAGTATATTTTAACTAGTGACTTAGAGTTTGAAAAATCTTACGGTGAAAAAGCGACAAAACGACGCAAACTATATAATGGGGCATTGCGTGTCGATTACTTCCAGTACTGGGGTAAGCGTGTTAGATAA
- a CDS encoding phosphomevalonate kinase yields the protein MTKILIPGKLFLAGEYAITNPGNTALVVAITTGLAIEITTAREVSTITSNIITDDLTFNINQETPEQTDDWRFVRAAVNLMTHYVHTKKIRATLQEVNIDIKSNMNHPTGKIGLGSSAAVVVGIVSAFNNHFKLNLTLLTQFKIAALAHLHVQKNGSLGDVAAITYGGAISYQSPDLSQYQTADKNWLQPEIVDVPWKKLNIVPLSWPQDWQILLGATHESADTSKALASKTLPTSFFKESQHVADDVVQSVIKNDYKQFSKGLKLNQTILRHTLSQKYVTPKLAILLQTLGDTAGKISGAGFGDNGFAVVNGPTDLPEMWLAAGIEPHYVQIAPQNRG from the coding sequence ATGACTAAAATATTAATCCCTGGTAAACTCTTTTTGGCTGGTGAGTATGCAATTACTAATCCTGGCAATACCGCGCTTGTTGTTGCCATTACTACAGGGTTAGCAATAGAAATTACCACAGCCCGTGAAGTTTCTACTATTACTTCTAATATCATTACAGATGATCTAACTTTCAATATCAACCAAGAAACGCCAGAGCAAACTGATGACTGGCGTTTTGTTCGCGCGGCTGTGAATCTGATGACACATTATGTTCACACGAAAAAAATTAGGGCAACATTACAAGAAGTAAATATTGACATCAAAAGTAATATGAATCATCCTACAGGTAAAATTGGTCTTGGTTCGTCTGCAGCCGTGGTTGTAGGCATCGTATCGGCTTTTAATAACCATTTCAAACTCAACCTAACGTTACTGACTCAATTTAAAATTGCTGCGCTCGCACACTTGCATGTGCAGAAAAATGGTTCATTAGGTGATGTTGCAGCAATAACATACGGCGGTGCTATTTCATACCAAAGCCCTGATTTGTCTCAATATCAAACGGCAGATAAAAATTGGCTACAGCCTGAAATTGTAGATGTGCCCTGGAAAAAACTAAACATCGTTCCCCTCAGTTGGCCGCAAGACTGGCAAATCCTTTTAGGTGCCACACATGAAAGCGCCGATACAAGTAAGGCACTCGCCTCAAAAACATTGCCAACTTCTTTTTTCAAAGAAAGTCAACATGTCGCTGACGACGTCGTTCAATCGGTTATTAAAAACGACTACAAGCAATTTTCAAAAGGTTTAAAATTAAATCAAACCATCTTACGGCACACATTATCCCAAAAATACGTTACACCAAAACTAGCAATTCTACTGCAGACACTTGGCGATACCGCAGGAAAAATCAGTGGTGCTGGATTTGGTGATAATGGCTTTGCTGTTGTTAATGGACCTACAGATTTACCAGAAATGTGGCTTGCAGCTGGAATTGAGCCACATTACGTCCAAATTGCCCCACAGAATCGAGGTTAA
- the mvk gene encoding mevalonate kinase, whose protein sequence is MLSQMNGVGQSHAKAILIGEHAVVYGEPAIAIPLPNMTVTATLRPAFRGQTIDGAEFHGDLSELGANVEGIRQLLLRLINKFKMTNVPFLLSIESNVPQERGFGASAALATAITRAFFDYFNTTLSNTELNYFTNIEEVISHGSPSGLDATTVNSSNPIWFIKNKTMEKFEMNLSGTLVLADTGIHGQTVHAVSIVKEFLINDQERAWSTISHLGQIAEKIRIDISENNPEHLGMMFTAAHHELQSLGISHPKLDKLVNAANHAGALGAKLTGAGIGGAMFALARNNNDAIAIANALNKAGAQNTWIQPL, encoded by the coding sequence ATGTTAAGTCAAATGAATGGCGTAGGTCAATCCCACGCAAAAGCAATATTAATCGGCGAACACGCCGTTGTTTATGGCGAACCTGCCATTGCAATTCCCCTACCAAATATGACGGTCACTGCTACATTGAGGCCAGCATTTCGTGGTCAAACAATCGATGGTGCTGAATTCCATGGTGATTTAAGTGAACTTGGTGCAAACGTTGAAGGTATCCGACAGCTATTACTGCGCCTAATCAATAAATTTAAAATGACTAATGTGCCATTCCTTCTCTCTATTGAATCAAATGTTCCTCAAGAACGAGGATTTGGCGCTTCAGCTGCTCTAGCAACTGCGATTACAAGAGCATTTTTCGATTACTTTAACACGACTTTAAGTAATACGGAACTGAATTACTTCACAAACATTGAAGAAGTCATTTCCCATGGATCACCTTCTGGCTTAGATGCCACCACCGTTAATTCGAGCAACCCGATTTGGTTTATCAAGAACAAAACAATGGAAAAATTCGAAATGAACTTATCAGGTACGTTGGTATTAGCCGATACAGGTATCCATGGTCAAACCGTTCACGCTGTCAGCATAGTCAAAGAATTTTTGATTAATGATCAAGAACGTGCTTGGTCAACAATTAGTCATCTCGGACAAATTGCTGAAAAAATACGGATTGATATTTCTGAAAATAATCCCGAGCATTTAGGTATGATGTTTACAGCAGCCCATCATGAATTACAATCATTGGGTATTTCACATCCTAAACTTGACAAACTAGTTAATGCTGCGAATCATGCTGGTGCTTTAGGAGCAAAGTTAACAGGCGCTGGCATTGGTGGTGCTATGTTTGCTTTAGCTAGAAATAATAATGATGCAATCGCAATTGCCAATGCTCTCAATAAAGCTGGCGCACAGAATACATGGATTCAACCCTTATGA
- the mvaD gene encoding diphosphomevalonate decarboxylase codes for MKATAHTNIALIKYWGKKNTELNLPTTSSLSLTLDKFYTTTSVEPANHDRFILNDQVVDATRVHRFLDILRQQLGDFTPLQVISENHVPTSAGLASSASAFAALTGAVTHELGMDLPKEELSRLARRGSGSASRSFFGNFAMWHKGIDDASSFAESLNAPELPIALVVAEVCDAPKKITSTEGMKRAITSPNYDRWLSKSANQFIDMQHAILDQDIDKIGALAEDNALGMHALNLTATRSPFTYFTDKTQLILSLIQDMRHQGILAYATIDAGPNVKIITTTQEAPKIVTILNHAIPSLKLEIAQSGPGISYD; via the coding sequence ATGAAAGCTACTGCCCATACAAATATTGCCCTCATAAAATACTGGGGAAAAAAAAATACGGAACTGAATCTACCGACAACTAGCTCACTTTCATTAACACTAGACAAGTTTTACACAACAACTTCTGTGGAACCTGCCAATCATGATCGTTTTATTTTAAATGACCAAGTCGTCGACGCCACTCGTGTTCATCGCTTTTTGGATATTCTGCGACAACAGTTGGGTGATTTTACACCACTGCAGGTTATTTCTGAAAATCATGTACCTACAAGTGCTGGATTAGCCTCCTCTGCTTCGGCTTTTGCTGCGTTAACAGGAGCTGTTACACACGAATTAGGAATGGACCTACCCAAGGAAGAATTATCCCGCTTAGCCCGTCGTGGTTCTGGTTCAGCTAGTCGCTCTTTTTTTGGTAACTTCGCCATGTGGCATAAAGGTATTGACGACGCATCTTCTTTTGCCGAGAGCCTTAACGCGCCTGAATTGCCCATTGCCTTGGTTGTTGCTGAGGTTTGTGATGCGCCTAAAAAGATAACTTCAACTGAGGGAATGAAACGTGCTATTACCTCACCAAATTATGATCGCTGGCTATCAAAGTCGGCTAATCAATTCATTGATATGCAACATGCTATCCTAGATCAAGATATTGACAAAATTGGTGCTTTGGCTGAAGATAATGCCTTGGGTATGCATGCTTTAAATTTAACAGCTACAAGAAGCCCATTCACTTATTTTACAGACAAAACACAATTAATTTTATCTTTGATACAAGATATGCGCCATCAAGGAATATTGGCCTATGCAACAATTGATGCAGGGCCAAACGTTAAAATTATCACAACAACGCAAGAAGCGCCCAAAATTGTGACCATACTAAATCATGCCATACCATCCCTGAAACTTGAAATTGCTCAAAGCGGGCCTGGAATTTCTTATGACTAA
- the asnS gene encoding asparagine--tRNA ligase translates to MTEEIPKIKIIDAKNFVGKTVTIGAWLRQKRGSGKIAFLQLRDGTAFFQGVVAKADVSEEVFETAKSLKQETSIYVTGEIHEDARSSFGYEMAVSDIKVIGESHDYPITPKEHGTEFLFDERHLYLRHLKPFATLKIRNTLVAATYEFFNKEGFTKLDAPVLTGSAPEGTTELFETDYFGEPAFLSQTGQLYAEAGAMAFGKVFTFGPTFRAEKSKTRRHLTEFWMIEPEMAFMDQEESLKLQERYIAFLISKVLENNDQELDILKRDKGLLRSYTQLPYPRVSYDDAVKLLQDNDFDVEWGVDFGSPEETFLANHFAKPVFIVNFPKAIKPFYMKRHKTRDDIVVSADLLAPEGYGEIIGGSERDTDYDYLKNEIEKLGLNMDEYAWYLDLRKYGSVPHSGFGLGLERMVTFVTGEEHIREAIPFPRMTNRLRP, encoded by the coding sequence ATGACTGAAGAAATACCTAAAATTAAGATTATTGATGCAAAAAACTTTGTTGGAAAGACAGTGACTATTGGGGCTTGGCTCCGTCAAAAGCGTGGTAGTGGCAAAATTGCATTCTTACAATTACGTGATGGCACAGCCTTCTTCCAAGGGGTTGTTGCTAAAGCTGACGTGTCAGAAGAAGTGTTTGAAACTGCTAAAAGTTTGAAGCAAGAAACTAGTATTTATGTTACTGGTGAAATTCATGAAGATGCTCGTTCATCTTTCGGTTATGAAATGGCTGTTTCCGATATTAAAGTAATTGGTGAAAGCCATGACTATCCAATTACACCTAAAGAGCATGGAACTGAATTTCTGTTTGACGAACGTCATTTGTACTTACGGCATCTGAAGCCGTTTGCTACTCTAAAAATTCGTAATACACTTGTTGCAGCAACATACGAGTTCTTTAACAAAGAAGGCTTTACGAAATTAGATGCTCCTGTGCTGACTGGATCTGCCCCAGAAGGAACGACTGAATTATTTGAAACGGATTATTTTGGCGAACCAGCATTCTTGTCGCAAACTGGTCAATTGTATGCTGAAGCTGGTGCAATGGCGTTTGGTAAAGTATTTACATTTGGGCCAACATTTCGCGCAGAAAAATCTAAGACGAGACGTCATTTGACTGAGTTTTGGATGATTGAGCCTGAAATGGCTTTTATGGATCAAGAGGAAAGTTTGAAACTCCAAGAACGTTATATTGCTTTCTTGATCTCAAAGGTACTCGAGAATAATGATCAAGAACTTGACATTCTCAAGCGTGACAAAGGCCTACTTCGTTCATATACGCAGTTACCATATCCACGTGTGAGCTATGATGATGCAGTCAAATTATTACAAGATAATGATTTTGATGTGGAGTGGGGTGTTGATTTTGGTTCACCCGAAGAAACGTTCTTGGCTAATCATTTTGCTAAACCCGTGTTTATTGTTAACTTTCCAAAAGCAATTAAGCCATTCTACATGAAGCGCCATAAAACACGAGATGACATTGTTGTTTCAGCTGATTTATTAGCTCCGGAAGGTTATGGAGAAATTATAGGTGGATCAGAACGTGATACGGATTATGACTACCTGAAGAATGAAATTGAAAAACTAGGGTTAAACATGGATGAGTATGCTTGGTACCTTGATTTGCGTAAGTACGGTTCAGTGCCACACTCAGGATTTGGCTTGGGCTTAGAACGTATGGTGACATTTGTAACTGGCGAGGAGCATATTCGTGAAGCCATTCCATTTCCACGAATGACCAACCGTTTACGTCCTTAA
- the fni gene encoding type 2 isopentenyl-diphosphate Delta-isomerase: MTESAQSHRKDEHLSLGVKLWRQNTMPVIGATYDDVRWLPNTFPETSVSEVDVSTKLFEHHFKWPFYIEAMTGGSALTGRINMELAEVAAESNIAMAVGSQSIALKEPETRDTFTIVRKKNPNGFLFANLGADHPISNVRTAIDMIDANAIELHVNAAQELVMAEGDRKFYWLDNLAEIIAKSPVPVIIKEVGFGMSQSTFKQIADLNPAAINVGGANGTNFSIIEQRRNRLSEAVNLDHYGLSTVESLLEAKMAKNNLPLIATGGIQSVNHVITSLMLGASLTSSAGFMLTTLMEKGQKSLLEEINAWQVALPRLFTLLGAQNITELQHKPLIYSPNLQNFIAQQKASQ, encoded by the coding sequence ATGACTGAATCTGCTCAATCTCATCGTAAAGATGAACATCTATCGCTTGGTGTCAAACTCTGGCGTCAAAATACAATGCCTGTCATTGGTGCAACTTATGATGATGTACGTTGGTTACCCAATACTTTTCCCGAAACGAGTGTGTCAGAAGTTGATGTTTCAACCAAATTATTTGAACACCACTTTAAATGGCCCTTCTACATTGAAGCCATGACAGGCGGATCAGCTTTAACTGGTCGCATCAATATGGAACTTGCTGAGGTAGCTGCTGAGTCAAATATTGCTATGGCAGTTGGCTCACAATCGATTGCACTTAAAGAACCAGAAACTCGTGATACATTCACAATTGTTCGTAAGAAGAATCCCAATGGTTTTCTATTTGCCAATTTAGGGGCCGACCATCCTATTTCAAATGTACGTACTGCCATTGATATGATTGATGCTAATGCCATTGAACTTCATGTTAATGCCGCCCAAGAACTTGTCATGGCTGAAGGTGATCGCAAATTCTATTGGCTAGACAATCTTGCTGAAATCATCGCAAAGTCACCTGTTCCGGTGATAATTAAGGAAGTCGGCTTTGGTATGAGTCAGTCTACTTTCAAACAAATTGCCGATCTAAATCCAGCTGCTATCAATGTTGGTGGAGCAAACGGAACAAATTTTTCTATTATTGAACAAAGGCGTAATCGCCTTTCTGAAGCTGTTAATTTAGATCATTACGGACTATCAACTGTCGAAAGTTTGCTGGAAGCAAAAATGGCTAAAAATAACTTACCCTTAATTGCTACAGGAGGCATTCAAAGTGTGAATCATGTCATAACTAGTCTCATGCTGGGCGCGTCTTTAACTTCTAGTGCTGGTTTCATGCTCACAACACTAATGGAAAAAGGTCAAAAATCATTACTCGAAGAAATTAATGCATGGCAAGTAGCGTTGCCACGTCTATTCACATTACTTGGTGCCCAAAATATCACGGAACTGCAACATAAACCACTAATATACAGCCCTAACCTACAAAATTTTATTGCACAACAAAAAGCATCTCAATGA